A single window of Microbispora hainanensis DNA harbors:
- a CDS encoding DeoR/GlpR family DNA-binding transcription regulator, giving the protein MVHRDSDGRRPVFAAERRRRILELVRANGAVSLRELAQAVQSSEVTVRRDLRALESEGLLNRHHGGATLPGDQNREAGYVQKVTLSSAEKSAIADLAASLVEDGDAIVVGPGTTTQEFARRLSRHTELAVVTNSLLVAQALADSPRIEVMLTGGTLRGPILALVGSAAERSLAGLRVRRAFVSGNGLTADRGLSTPNMQVACVDRALAAAAEEVVVLADHTKIGVDAMVQTVSAEQIDHLVTDAAAPHDVLDELGGKGVRLHVAQI; this is encoded by the coding sequence GTGGTCCACAGGGACAGCGACGGGCGCCGGCCCGTGTTCGCGGCCGAGCGCCGCCGGCGCATCCTGGAGTTGGTGCGGGCCAACGGGGCCGTCTCGCTGCGCGAGCTCGCCCAGGCGGTGCAGTCGTCGGAGGTCACCGTACGCCGCGACCTGCGCGCGCTGGAGTCGGAGGGCCTGCTCAACCGGCACCACGGCGGCGCCACCCTGCCCGGCGACCAGAACCGGGAGGCCGGCTACGTCCAGAAGGTGACGCTCTCCTCGGCGGAGAAGTCGGCCATCGCCGACCTGGCCGCGTCGCTGGTGGAGGATGGTGACGCGATCGTCGTCGGCCCCGGGACCACCACCCAGGAGTTCGCCCGCAGGCTGAGCAGGCACACCGAGCTGGCCGTGGTCACCAACTCGCTGCTGGTCGCGCAGGCCCTCGCCGACTCCCCGCGCATCGAGGTGATGCTGACCGGCGGCACGCTGCGCGGGCCGATACTCGCCCTCGTCGGCAGCGCGGCCGAGCGGTCCCTCGCCGGGCTGCGCGTGCGCCGGGCCTTCGTCTCCGGCAACGGGCTCACCGCCGACCGCGGCCTGTCCACCCCGAACATGCAGGTCGCCTGCGTCGACCGGGCACTGGCCGCCGCCGCCGAGGAGGTGGTCGTGCTGGCAGACCACACCAAGATCGGCGTCGACGCGATGGTGCAGACCGTCTCGGCCGAGCAGATCGACCATCTGGTCACCGACGCCGCCGCCCCGCACGACGTGCTCGACGAGCTGGGCGGCAAGGGCGTCCGCCTGCACGTTGCTCAGATCTGA
- a CDS encoding ATP-binding cassette domain-containing protein, producing MPQAAGLCKSFQGAPAGTWPIRNAIRAGVGLVPENRRVEGIVPTLSVRDTIAPAALPRLSRAGIVSDAHLDRIVDTFMRRLGIQAVSPRQAAGELSGGNQQKVLPARWLAMHPKVLLLDEPSRGVDITTKVAMRSLLDDLAVDGPAILLISSDVSELVENCDSVVVLRDGAVVGEPAGPEVSEDRIMGALAAG from the coding sequence GTGCCGCAGGCCGCAGGTCTGTGCAAGAGCTTTCAAGGCGCGCCCGCGGGCACGTGGCCGATCAGGAACGCGATCCGCGCCGGCGTCGGGCTCGTGCCGGAGAACCGCCGGGTCGAGGGCATCGTGCCGACCCTGTCGGTGCGCGACACCATCGCGCCGGCCGCGCTCCCCCGCCTGTCGCGCGCGGGGATCGTCTCCGACGCGCACCTCGACCGGATCGTCGACACGTTCATGCGGCGGCTGGGCATCCAGGCCGTCTCACCCCGGCAGGCGGCCGGGGAGCTGTCCGGCGGCAACCAGCAGAAGGTGCTGCCGGCCCGCTGGCTGGCGATGCATCCGAAGGTGCTGCTGCTCGACGAGCCCAGCCGGGGTGTCGACATCACGACCAAGGTGGCCATGCGCTCGCTCCTCGACGACCTGGCGGTGGACGGGCCGGCGATCCTGCTGATCTCCTCCGACGTGTCGGAGCTGGTGGAGAACTGCGACAGCGTGGTGGTCCTGCGCGACGGCGCGGTCGTGGGCGAGCCGGCCGGGCCCGAGGTCAGCGAAGATCGCATCATGGGCGCCCTCGCCGCGGGCTGA
- a CDS encoding SpoIIE family protein phosphatase has protein sequence MILDVDLDGFDALPVGVLVTGGSDHRLLYVNRAYQEMVGVHQRGTPIREVLSDVCVDDRFELFDQVLETGEPATVEALPFEDGGRGSLRFASVGMSKIMREGEEGLLIVVVDVTDRVFAGRLPGPAAGDQRRFLQRYRNLVRLQTQAVWVTDPVGKVSEPSAGWQRLTGQPWEEHRGNGWLNAVCPDDREPALEKWAEAVERQDILHQVYRVRTPGGDYRHVRVQGIPIIEDGEIVEWVGTIADIEQEWQERQHRLLLDQVAAATANLANLDEVLRALAEVIVPLLADGCAIYVLPEFEEQPISLPFVTMPVAGIVPAGATPLAGQEVFDADSDFVAAITTRRPVHRDFPQGHAPAGVVLNGESVAGVNSCVMVPVIVDGAVAAVVHAVVVGDREPLGAMAVELIGRMLDHAHPHLSNAMRFQRTQRVALALQRYLLPDPPQVPGLEIAARYSASATAAQIGGDWYDSFLLPDGSLVLTIGDMAGHDLSAAVTMSQIRNALRGLAIDRREPPGHTLRRLNVAAEVLYPEAMGTCVLARLEEHDDGGQVLHYSVAGHPPPLLVTRDGGACYLDDAVDPVVGVGYDMSRASSVATLPPGSTLLLYTDGLVEVPGEHLDVGLERLRRAAASLAQAPLDAFCDMLLSRLPVAQKDDVAVIAVRIPYA, from the coding sequence ATGATCTTGGACGTAGACCTCGACGGCTTTGACGCCCTGCCTGTGGGCGTGCTGGTGACCGGCGGATCGGATCACCGGCTCCTTTATGTGAACCGGGCCTATCAGGAGATGGTCGGCGTTCACCAGCGAGGAACGCCGATCAGGGAAGTGTTGAGCGACGTTTGTGTGGACGACCGTTTCGAGCTGTTCGACCAGGTGCTGGAAACGGGTGAGCCCGCGACGGTCGAGGCGCTTCCCTTCGAGGACGGCGGGCGAGGAAGCCTGCGGTTCGCCTCGGTCGGCATGTCGAAGATCATGCGGGAGGGAGAGGAAGGTCTGCTGATCGTGGTCGTGGACGTCACCGACCGCGTCTTCGCCGGGCGGCTCCCCGGTCCCGCCGCCGGGGATCAGCGGAGGTTCCTGCAGCGCTATCGCAACCTGGTGCGACTGCAGACACAGGCGGTATGGGTGACCGACCCCGTCGGCAAAGTGAGCGAACCGAGCGCCGGCTGGCAGCGGCTGACGGGACAGCCATGGGAGGAGCACCGCGGCAACGGATGGCTGAACGCGGTGTGCCCGGACGACCGTGAGCCCGCCCTCGAGAAGTGGGCCGAGGCGGTGGAACGGCAGGACATTCTTCACCAGGTCTACCGGGTCCGGACGCCGGGCGGCGACTACCGGCATGTTCGCGTGCAAGGCATACCGATCATTGAGGACGGCGAGATAGTCGAGTGGGTCGGCACCATCGCCGACATCGAGCAGGAGTGGCAGGAGCGACAGCACAGGCTGCTGCTCGACCAGGTCGCCGCCGCGACCGCGAACCTCGCGAACCTGGACGAGGTGCTGCGCGCGCTGGCCGAGGTGATCGTGCCCCTTCTGGCCGACGGATGCGCCATCTACGTGCTGCCGGAATTCGAGGAGCAGCCGATCTCGCTGCCTTTCGTCACCATGCCCGTGGCCGGCATCGTGCCGGCGGGCGCGACTCCCCTGGCGGGTCAGGAGGTGTTCGACGCCGACTCCGACTTCGTCGCGGCGATCACAACCCGCAGGCCGGTGCACCGGGACTTTCCCCAGGGGCACGCGCCGGCCGGTGTCGTGCTCAACGGCGAGTCGGTCGCCGGCGTCAACAGTTGCGTCATGGTTCCGGTGATTGTGGACGGCGCGGTGGCGGCGGTCGTGCACGCCGTGGTCGTTGGGGACCGCGAACCGCTCGGCGCCATGGCCGTCGAGCTCATCGGGCGGATGCTCGACCACGCGCACCCTCACCTCAGCAACGCGATGCGATTCCAGCGCACGCAGCGGGTCGCGCTGGCCCTGCAGAGGTACCTGCTGCCGGACCCACCGCAGGTGCCGGGCCTGGAGATCGCCGCACGCTACTCCGCGTCCGCCACCGCTGCGCAGATCGGCGGCGACTGGTACGACTCCTTCCTGCTGCCGGACGGCTCCCTGGTCCTGACCATCGGCGACATGGCCGGGCACGACCTGAGCGCAGCCGTCACCATGAGCCAGATCCGCAACGCGCTCAGGGGCCTCGCGATCGACCGGAGGGAGCCTCCCGGACACACCCTGCGGCGATTGAACGTCGCCGCCGAGGTCCTCTACCCCGAGGCCATGGGCACCTGCGTCCTCGCCCGTCTGGAGGAGCACGACGACGGCGGGCAGGTGCTCCACTACTCCGTGGCCGGTCACCCGCCGCCCCTGCTCGTCACCCGCGACGGTGGGGCGTGTTACCTGGACGACGCCGTCGATCCCGTGGTGGGCGTGGGTTACGACATGTCACGCGCGAGCAGCGTCGCGACGCTGCCCCCGGGCAGCACGCTGCTGCTCTACACCGACGGCCTGGTGGAAGTGCCGGGTGAGCACCTCGACGTCGGGCTGGAACGCCTGCGCCGCGCCGCCGCCTCCCTGGCCCAGGCGCCCCTGGACGCCTTCTGCGACATGCTGCTCAGCCGGCTGCCCGTGGCCCAGAAAGACGACGTCGCCGTCATCGCCGTACGCATACCCTACGCCTGA
- a CDS encoding IS256 family transposase: MEDTAVARKEHEASDRELVARLVGQARAEGLELVGENGLLGRLTKLVLESALEGELTDHLGYDKHDPAGRGSGNSRNGTRTKTVITDVGPVEIDVPRDRDASFEPKIVRKRQRRLPGVDEMVISLAAKGLTTGEISAHLAEVYGAEVSKQTISTITDAVIEGMAEWQNRPLDPVYPVVFIDAIHVKIRDGQVANRPIYVALAVTADGERDILGLWAGDGGEGAKFWLHVLTEIKNRGVADVLMMVCDGLKGLPQAIEQVWPQTVVQTCVVHLLRASFRYAARQHWDAIAKALRPVYTAPTEAAALERFAEFAEVWGGKYPAIVKLWQDAWAEFVPFLSFDVEIRRVICSTNAIESVNARIRRAVKARGHFPNEQAALKCVYMAIMSLDPTGKGRKRWMNRWKAALNAFEITFEGRLSATRR; this comes from the coding sequence CTGGAGGACACCGCGGTGGCGCGGAAAGAGCATGAGGCGTCGGATCGTGAGCTGGTGGCCCGCCTGGTCGGCCAGGCCCGCGCCGAGGGGCTGGAGCTGGTCGGGGAGAACGGGCTGCTGGGCCGGCTGACCAAGCTGGTTTTGGAGTCGGCCCTGGAAGGCGAGCTGACCGACCACCTCGGCTACGACAAGCATGATCCGGCCGGTCGCGGCAGCGGCAACTCCCGTAACGGCACCCGGACCAAGACGGTCATCACCGACGTCGGGCCGGTCGAGATCGACGTGCCTCGGGATCGGGACGCCAGCTTCGAACCGAAGATCGTGCGCAAGCGGCAGCGGCGGCTGCCGGGTGTGGATGAGATGGTCATCTCGCTGGCCGCCAAGGGCCTGACCACCGGGGAGATCTCGGCGCACCTGGCCGAGGTCTACGGGGCGGAGGTGTCCAAGCAGACCATCTCCACGATCACCGACGCGGTGATCGAGGGCATGGCCGAGTGGCAGAACCGCCCTCTGGATCCCGTCTACCCGGTGGTGTTCATCGACGCCATCCACGTCAAGATCCGTGATGGGCAGGTGGCCAACCGGCCGATCTATGTGGCGTTGGCGGTCACCGCCGACGGTGAGCGCGACATTCTCGGGTTGTGGGCCGGCGACGGCGGTGAGGGCGCCAAGTTCTGGCTGCACGTGCTGACCGAGATCAAGAACCGGGGCGTCGCCGATGTGCTCATGATGGTCTGCGACGGCCTCAAAGGGCTGCCGCAGGCCATCGAGCAGGTCTGGCCGCAGACCGTGGTGCAGACCTGCGTGGTGCACCTGCTGCGCGCTTCCTTCCGCTACGCCGCACGCCAGCACTGGGACGCCATCGCCAAGGCGCTGCGGCCGGTCTACACCGCCCCGACCGAGGCCGCCGCGCTCGAGCGGTTCGCCGAGTTCGCCGAGGTCTGGGGCGGCAAGTACCCGGCGATCGTGAAGTTGTGGCAGGACGCCTGGGCGGAGTTCGTGCCGTTCCTGTCCTTTGATGTGGAGATCCGCCGGGTGATCTGCTCGACGAACGCGATCGAGTCGGTCAACGCCCGGATCCGTCGGGCGGTCAAGGCCCGCGGCCACTTCCCCAACGAGCAGGCCGCGCTCAAGTGCGTCTACATGGCCATCATGAGCCTGGACCCGACGGGCAAGGGCCGCAAACGCTGGATGAACCGGTGGAAGGCCGCCCTGAACGCCTTCGAGATCACCTTCGAAGGCCGACTGTCAGCAACCCGCCGCTAG
- a CDS encoding glycoside hydrolase family 3 C-terminal domain-containing protein: protein MARTDLDALTLNALTLEQRASLLSGRDFWTTKALEEAGIPSITLCDGPHGVRREAGGSDHLGLNESIPATCFPPAVAVGSSWDPEVAARIGAAVGREGRALGVAVVLGPGVNIKRSPLCGRNFEYYSEDPLLSGVLAAAHVNALQAEGPGASVKHFAANNQETERMRVSADVDERTLREIYFPAFERVVTQARPATVMCSYNRVNGVHASQNRWLLTDVLRREWGFTGVVVSDWGAVQDRVAALAAGLDLEMPGTGGASDRRIVDAVRAGELDEAVVNASVRRVVALTRRHGGVSGAFDADAHHALARELAAECAVLLKNENGTLPLSAEARIAVIGEFAAKPRFQGGGSSHINATRVDAALDAIRAHAPDVAYAQGFTLDGSGDARELREAAAETAASADVAIVFAGLGEREESEGFDRETIDLPAVQVELIRAVAAAARRTVIVLSNGGVVSLEGWHDDVDAVLEGWLLGQAGGSAVADLLFGVVNPSGRLAESIPMRLQDTPSYLNFPGEAGHVRYGEGVMVGYRYYETVELPVRYPFGHGLSYTTFATDSLTVTRTGDDRATVTVRVTNTGDRAGKHVVQVYVSTTAGPVRRPARELRAFTKVSLAPGESRLVTLHLDRRAFAYYDVRLGRWVVAPGDYTIQIGENASSVVAETTISLGGDTVVPVVSLDSTLGEWLSHPLAGPALLRVLTGGKSARPEEDDENGLRMASSMPMGRFLSFAGIDIPHATLRELVALGGSDGPAA, encoded by the coding sequence ATGGCCCGGACCGACCTCGACGCGCTCACGCTGAACGCGCTCACCCTGGAGCAGAGGGCCTCGCTGCTGTCGGGCCGGGACTTCTGGACGACCAAGGCTCTCGAGGAGGCCGGGATTCCGTCCATCACGCTGTGCGACGGACCGCACGGCGTGCGCCGCGAGGCCGGCGGCTCCGACCACCTCGGCCTGAACGAGAGCATCCCCGCCACCTGCTTCCCGCCCGCGGTCGCGGTGGGGTCGAGCTGGGACCCCGAGGTGGCCGCGCGGATCGGCGCCGCGGTCGGCCGGGAGGGCCGGGCCCTCGGCGTGGCGGTCGTGCTCGGCCCCGGCGTGAACATCAAGCGCTCGCCGCTGTGCGGGCGCAACTTCGAGTACTACTCGGAAGACCCCCTGCTCTCGGGCGTGCTGGCGGCGGCGCACGTCAACGCGCTGCAGGCCGAGGGTCCCGGCGCGTCGGTCAAGCACTTCGCCGCCAACAACCAGGAGACCGAGCGCATGCGGGTCAGCGCCGACGTGGACGAGCGCACGCTGCGTGAGATCTACTTCCCCGCGTTCGAGCGGGTGGTCACCCAGGCCAGGCCCGCCACCGTGATGTGCTCCTACAACCGCGTCAACGGCGTGCACGCCTCGCAGAACCGGTGGCTGCTCACCGACGTCCTGCGCCGCGAGTGGGGCTTCACCGGCGTGGTCGTCTCCGACTGGGGCGCGGTGCAGGACCGCGTCGCCGCGCTGGCCGCGGGCCTCGACCTCGAAATGCCGGGCACCGGCGGCGCGAGCGACCGGCGCATCGTGGACGCCGTCCGCGCGGGCGAGCTCGACGAGGCCGTGGTGAACGCGAGCGTGCGCCGCGTCGTCGCGCTCACCCGGCGCCACGGCGGCGTCTCCGGCGCGTTCGACGCCGACGCCCATCACGCGCTCGCCCGCGAGCTGGCCGCCGAATGCGCCGTGCTGCTCAAGAACGAGAACGGCACGCTCCCCCTCTCGGCGGAGGCCCGCATCGCCGTGATCGGCGAGTTCGCCGCCAAGCCGCGGTTCCAGGGCGGCGGCAGCTCCCACATCAACGCCACGCGGGTCGACGCGGCGCTCGACGCGATCCGCGCCCACGCCCCGGACGTCGCCTACGCCCAGGGGTTCACCCTGGACGGATCGGGCGACGCGCGGGAGCTTCGCGAGGCGGCGGCCGAGACCGCGGCGTCCGCCGACGTCGCGATCGTCTTCGCCGGCCTGGGCGAGCGGGAGGAGTCGGAGGGCTTCGACCGGGAGACCATCGACCTGCCGGCCGTCCAGGTCGAGCTGATCCGCGCGGTCGCCGCGGCGGCCCGCCGTACGGTGATCGTCCTGTCCAACGGCGGCGTCGTGTCCCTGGAGGGCTGGCACGACGACGTGGACGCCGTGCTGGAGGGCTGGCTGCTCGGCCAGGCGGGCGGCTCGGCCGTCGCCGACCTCCTCTTCGGCGTCGTGAACCCCTCCGGACGCCTCGCCGAGAGCATCCCGATGCGGCTGCAGGACACGCCGAGCTACCTCAACTTCCCCGGCGAGGCCGGGCACGTGCGCTACGGCGAGGGCGTCATGGTCGGCTACCGCTACTACGAGACGGTCGAGCTGCCCGTGCGCTACCCCTTCGGCCACGGCCTGAGCTACACGACGTTCGCGACCGACAGCCTCACCGTCACCCGCACGGGCGACGACAGGGCGACCGTCACCGTGCGGGTGACCAACACCGGCGACCGGGCGGGCAAGCACGTGGTGCAGGTCTACGTGTCAACCACCGCAGGCCCCGTACGGCGGCCCGCCCGGGAGCTGCGGGCCTTCACGAAGGTCTCCCTCGCCCCCGGCGAGTCGCGCCTGGTCACGCTCCACCTCGACCGGCGGGCGTTCGCCTACTACGACGTCCGGCTCGGCCGGTGGGTCGTCGCGCCGGGCGACTACACGATCCAGATCGGCGAGAACGCCTCGTCCGTCGTGGCCGAGACCACGATCAGCCTCGGCGGTGACACCGTCGTCCCCGTGGTCTCACTCGACTCGACGCTCGGCGAGTGGCTCTCCCACCCGCTCGCCGGGCCCGCCCTCCTGCGGGTGCTCACCGGCGGGAAGAGCGCCCGGCCCGAGGAGGACGACGAGAACGGGCTGCGGATGGCCTCGTCGATGCCGATGGGACGGTTCCTGTCCTTCGCCGGCATCGACATTCCCCACGCGACCCTGCGGGAGCTGGTCGCCCTGGGCGGGTCGGACGGCCCGGCGGCCTGA
- a CDS encoding IS1634 family transposase: MSPYVRTVKTASGARAVQIVYSSRRGSREIEHIGSAHDDAELETLRAVARQRLAAGQQELDLGLDDGPMAGGPLEIVSSRMEHLWDALSRAYDTLGFAAAAGGDEVFRQLVLARVIEPTSKHDSLRVLGEAGIDAVSYATVKRRLPDYAAPQWRQALAGACAAHTRLGPASLVLYDVSTLYFETDAGDGFREPGFSKERRLDPQITIGLLTDSSGFPLMVTAFEGNKAETHTMLPVIEGFMAAHHLPDVTIVADAGMISEANKQAIEAAGLSFILGMKIPEVPYVVKQWRREHPGTPIPDGHIFIQPWPSGSSRPRRDQMIYYQYRAERARRTLRGIDEQVAKAQRAVDGQAPVKRNRFIRLSGATKSVNTELVDKAKALAGLKGYITNLAACPDGTPITAEFVISSYHRLFEIEKSFRMSKHDLKARPIYHHKRESIDAHLTIVFAALAVGRWIEARTGWSIKKFVRTARRYRTVRIQAGNHVLTAADPLPTDLRNALKRIRSPEGAH; the protein is encoded by the coding sequence GTGTCTCCGTACGTGCGGACGGTGAAGACGGCCTCAGGCGCCCGGGCGGTGCAGATCGTCTACTCCTCCCGCCGCGGATCGCGGGAGATCGAGCACATCGGGTCGGCGCACGACGACGCCGAGTTGGAGACGCTCAGGGCGGTGGCGCGTCAGCGGCTGGCCGCCGGCCAGCAGGAACTGGACCTGGGGCTGGACGATGGGCCGATGGCGGGCGGGCCGCTGGAGATCGTCAGCTCGCGGATGGAACACCTGTGGGACGCGCTGTCCCGCGCCTACGACACGCTGGGGTTTGCTGCCGCGGCCGGGGGCGATGAGGTGTTCCGGCAGCTGGTGCTCGCGCGGGTGATCGAACCGACGAGCAAGCACGACAGCCTGCGCGTGCTCGGCGAGGCCGGGATCGATGCGGTGTCGTATGCCACGGTGAAGCGCCGCCTGCCGGACTACGCCGCACCGCAGTGGCGCCAGGCCCTGGCCGGTGCATGCGCGGCCCACACCCGCCTCGGGCCGGCCAGCCTGGTCCTCTACGACGTGTCAACCTTGTACTTCGAGACCGACGCCGGGGATGGGTTCCGCGAGCCGGGCTTTTCCAAGGAACGCCGCCTGGACCCGCAGATCACGATCGGGCTGCTCACCGACTCCTCCGGGTTCCCGCTCATGGTGACCGCCTTCGAGGGCAACAAGGCCGAGACCCACACCATGCTCCCGGTGATCGAAGGGTTCATGGCGGCCCACCACCTGCCGGACGTCACGATCGTGGCCGACGCCGGGATGATCTCCGAGGCGAACAAGCAGGCCATCGAAGCCGCTGGGCTGTCGTTCATCCTCGGCATGAAGATCCCCGAGGTGCCGTATGTGGTCAAGCAGTGGCGGCGCGAGCACCCCGGCACCCCGATCCCCGACGGGCACATCTTCATCCAGCCCTGGCCGTCGGGATCGAGCCGGCCCCGCCGCGACCAGATGATCTACTACCAGTACCGGGCAGAGCGGGCCCGGCGCACCCTGCGCGGCATCGACGAGCAGGTCGCCAAGGCCCAGCGCGCCGTCGACGGGCAGGCGCCGGTCAAGCGCAACCGGTTCATCAGGCTGTCCGGCGCTACCAAGAGCGTCAACACCGAGCTGGTGGACAAGGCCAAGGCCCTGGCCGGGCTCAAGGGCTACATCACCAATCTCGCCGCCTGCCCGGACGGGACGCCCATCACCGCCGAGTTCGTCATCAGCTCCTACCATCGGCTGTTCGAGATCGAAAAGTCCTTCCGGATGAGCAAGCACGACCTCAAAGCACGGCCGATCTACCACCACAAACGCGAGTCCATCGACGCGCACCTGACGATCGTGTTCGCCGCCCTGGCGGTCGGCCGGTGGATCGAGGCACGGACCGGATGGTCGATCAAGAAGTTCGTCCGCACCGCCCGCCGCTATCGCACCGTCCGAATCCAAGCCGGCAACCACGTCCTGACCGCCGCCGACCCTCTGCCCACCGACCTACGCAACGCCCTCAAGCGGATCCGCAGCCCCGAAGGTGCGCACTAA
- a CDS encoding glycoside hydrolase domain-containing protein, with amino-acid sequence MPGITKVAEDGITGWSTMRALTRCLQHELGGTALSDNFGPTTMSTLQSTWPSVGPGTGAPANLVRIIQSGLYCKGYDGGGIDGIFNDHVAAAVQKLKSDAGVSGVYPGADVVPKVFKALLNMDAYVVVSGGNPVVRSIQQWMNARYVNRTGFFIVPCDGYFSRDVQKALMLAVQFELGMSDSEATGVFGPATQAGLKANTLSVGSSGPWVRLFSAAMVFNRRDGVTFTGTFDSQLSTQVRRFQTFVKLPVTGKGDFQTWASLLVSTGDATRKGSAFDCVTEITPARADALKAAGYRIAGRYLCNVPDTTLNKMIQPGELAVLAEKGLRVFPIYQTSGRSVDYFGYAQGVIDALAAIEWARRHGFRSGTRIYFAVDFDALDHQVTSNVIPHFRGIANTMNEHARGYKVGIYGPRNVCSRVSAMGLTSASFVSDMSSGYSGNLGYPMPADWAFDQIATITVGSGAGKIEIDNNIASGLDEGQSRFDPGTVAAGLDVDFDMSKKGALLQDVRNYLTSIGVPEAGGSDLFDKDNATLGCNTTTKAFDITLTHDKLISGLARRLKMRKALIQAPILWEIRKWNPADLAADKLVRSHYTGGPIGTNDCSTGLAQIFAATAIKARNHAIQKGIISGAILDPADETDLWAVWQKLQDPSYNITTVAYVHIWGAAEIGVARPGLATGDDNTRRILARYNGVNAAAEKYGHELLGLYKVFEKHNAPLRTL; translated from the coding sequence GTGCCCGGCATCACCAAGGTCGCGGAAGACGGCATAACCGGCTGGTCGACGATGCGCGCGCTGACCCGATGCCTGCAACACGAGCTGGGCGGCACCGCGCTGTCCGACAATTTCGGGCCGACCACCATGTCCACCCTCCAGAGCACGTGGCCGTCCGTCGGTCCCGGCACCGGGGCACCGGCGAACCTGGTCCGGATCATCCAGTCGGGGTTGTACTGCAAGGGCTATGACGGCGGAGGAATCGACGGGATCTTCAATGATCATGTCGCCGCCGCCGTTCAAAAGCTCAAGTCCGACGCGGGCGTGAGCGGCGTATATCCGGGCGCCGATGTGGTGCCGAAGGTGTTCAAGGCGCTGCTGAACATGGACGCTTACGTCGTCGTCAGCGGTGGAAACCCCGTTGTCCGCTCGATCCAGCAGTGGATGAACGCTCGCTATGTGAATCGCACCGGCTTCTTCATCGTCCCCTGTGACGGATATTTCTCCAGGGACGTCCAGAAGGCATTGATGCTGGCCGTCCAGTTCGAGCTGGGGATGAGCGATTCCGAGGCCACCGGAGTGTTCGGGCCCGCCACCCAGGCCGGTCTCAAGGCCAACACCCTCTCCGTTGGCTCCTCCGGCCCCTGGGTGCGGCTGTTCTCCGCTGCGATGGTGTTCAACAGGCGTGACGGCGTCACCTTCACCGGCACCTTCGATTCCCAGCTGTCCACACAGGTCAGACGATTTCAGACTTTCGTCAAGTTACCCGTCACCGGCAAGGGGGATTTCCAGACCTGGGCCTCCCTGCTCGTCTCCACCGGAGACGCGACCCGTAAAGGCAGCGCCTTCGACTGCGTGACGGAGATCACCCCGGCGCGCGCCGACGCGCTCAAAGCCGCCGGCTACCGCATCGCGGGCCGCTACCTGTGCAACGTGCCGGACACCACGTTGAACAAGATGATCCAGCCGGGCGAGCTCGCGGTGCTGGCCGAGAAGGGCCTGCGCGTCTTCCCCATCTACCAGACCTCGGGTAGATCCGTCGATTACTTCGGGTACGCCCAGGGCGTCATCGACGCACTCGCCGCGATCGAGTGGGCCCGCCGCCACGGATTCAGATCCGGCACGCGGATCTATTTCGCCGTGGATTTCGACGCGCTGGACCATCAGGTGACGTCGAATGTCATTCCGCACTTCCGCGGAATCGCGAACACGATGAACGAGCACGCCAGAGGCTACAAGGTCGGCATCTACGGACCCCGCAACGTCTGCAGCCGGGTCAGTGCCATGGGCCTGACGTCGGCGAGCTTCGTCTCCGACATGTCCTCGGGATATTCCGGCAACCTCGGCTACCCCATGCCCGCCGACTGGGCGTTCGACCAGATCGCCACGATCACCGTCGGCTCGGGTGCGGGGAAGATCGAGATTGACAACAACATCGCCTCGGGTCTCGACGAGGGTCAGAGCAGATTCGACCCCGGCACGGTCGCGGCCGGCCTCGACGTCGACTTCGACATGAGCAAGAAGGGCGCACTGCTCCAGGACGTACGGAACTACCTGACGAGCATCGGCGTCCCGGAGGCAGGTGGCAGCGATCTGTTCGACAAGGACAACGCCACCCTGGGCTGCAACACCACGACCAAGGCGTTCGACATCACGCTGACCCACGACAAGCTGATCAGCGGTCTGGCGCGCCGTCTGAAGATGCGCAAGGCGCTGATCCAGGCCCCGATCCTGTGGGAGATCCGCAAATGGAATCCCGCGGACCTGGCGGCCGACAAACTCGTGCGAAGTCACTACACCGGCGGCCCGATCGGCACGAACGACTGCAGCACCGGGCTGGCGCAGATCTTCGCCGCGACGGCGATCAAAGCCCGCAATCACGCGATCCAGAAGGGCATCATCAGCGGCGCCATCCTGGACCCCGCCGACGAGACCGACCTCTGGGCGGTCTGGCAGAAGCTGCAGGACCCTTCGTACAACATCACCACCGTGGCGTACGTCCACATCTGGGGAGCCGCCGAGATAGGCGTCGCGCGCCCCGGCCTCGCCACCGGCGATGACAACACCCGCAGGATTCTGGCGCGATACAACGGCGTCAACGCCGCCGCCGAGAAGTACGGCCACGAGCTTCTCGGCCTCTACAAGGTGTTCGAGAAGCACAACGCGCCCCTCCGCACCCTCTAG